In Lewinella sp. 4G2, the DNA window TGCGCCTCAATCGCCAGCTGCCGCCGTTTTATTTTTCCGTCCGCAACGGCGCTTTACCAGATACTTTGCACCGCATCGTGCGCCCCGCCGAGCGAGACATGCTGCGGGCGCTGACGCTGGTGGCGGGCAATTGGGAAGGGGTAAGCGACTACTACCGGACGCTCCGGCAAACCGCCTACCCCAGCTCCACCGCAACGGACCGCACCCCGGCGGAAAGTCTCGTAGCCCTCCGCCTGCTGCAAATGGACGACCCGGAACAAATCACCGCCACCCTCCAACAAATGGACCGGGACGGGCAGGCACCGGAACTCATAGCCGCGCATAATCGAGCGATGAACGCCGGAAGCCGCTCCCGCTTACTGGGCATAAAAGTGGCCTGGAACGGTACCCAGAACCAGTACCACCAGTGGCTAACGGATTTGCTGACGGGTGACCTCGGAGTATCCTATTTAGACCGCCAGCCCGTCAGCGCGAAGATCGCCCGGGCTCTGCCATGGACGCTCTTGCTCAACTTCCTGGCCGTACTCCTGATGCTGGTGATCTCCGTTCCGCTCGGGCTGTACCTGGCGGGCAACGCGGGATCTACGGTGGATCGGATCACGACGGTCCTACTGTTCCTACTCTTCGGCATCCCGGCCTTCTGGACGGCTACCTTACTGGCCAACTTCTTCACCACGCCGGCGTACGGGATGGACTTCTTCCCGAGCATGGGCCTGGGAAACTTACCCGCCGACGCCGGTTGGTGGGAGACGCTGACCGTGCGGGGCAGCCACCTTTTCCTACCGGTGGTCTGCCTGGCCTACCCCGCCCTGGCGTACGTGAGTCGCCACCTGCGGCAATCGACCCTGGTGGAATTGGGGAAAGACTACGTGAACACCGCCCGGCTGAAGGGGCTGACGGAGCGGCAGATCCGGTGGCGCCACGTTTTCCGGAACGCCAGCTTCCCCCTGATCACGATCTTCGGTGGCCTGTTTCCCCGCTTGCTGGCGGGCAGCGTCGTGATCGAACGCATCTTTAATCTGCCGGGGATGGGCCAACTGCTGTACGTCTCCGCCGTGGATGGGGATTGGCCAGTGGTGATCGTGCTTGTCCTGCTGATTGGCGTCCTGACCGCCCTCGGCCTCCTGGTGGCGGACTTACTCTACGCCCTCGTCGATCCCCGGGTGAACCTGAACCGTGCCCCCCTGAAGCAGCCAAGCATCGCCCCGTGAAGACTGCCGGAACATCGTGGACACGCCGACTGGCCAAGGGTTGGTTGATCCTCTTGGTTCTCGTCGCTCTGGGTGCTGACTGGATCGCTAATGACCGACCAATCGCGGCGTCGGTGGAGGGAGAAATACGGTTTCCCGTAGCGGCGGACGTGCTGCGGCAAATAGGTTTCGGCAGCAATTCTCTGACCTTGACAACGGATTGGTACCAAGCCAAAACGGACTGGGCGCTGTGGCCCCCCATCCCCTACGATGGTGTGCGCTCGGACCTTACGAACGGTGGGTTCCTCTCCCCTTTCGCCGCGCAGGATACCGGGGAGCGCGCCCGCCACTTGCTGGGCACGGACCGCCTCGGCCGCGACGTTGCGGCGGGCCTGGTGTACGGGACGCGGGTTGCTCTTTTCGTAGGTGTTGGAGCGGTGTTCATCGGCTTGCTACTCGGTATTTCCCTGGGTAGCATTGGTGGCTTCTTCGGTAATCGGGGACTGCGTTTGCGGTGGAGCCGATTGATCGGTTTTGCCTGCGGACTATTGGTGGGTAGCGTGTACAGCATTACGGCCCTGGCTCCTTACGTTCAGTTGGAAAATCCGTTGTTCATCGGCCTGTTCGCCCTGGCGGTGAGTGGCTTACTGGGGATTTTGCTGAGTTGGCTGTTCAATCAATTTAGCCGCCTGAGAGAACCGGTTGCCTTGCCTACGGATAGCGTGGTCCTGCAGTTGATCGAGATATTCGTCAACATCCCAGGTTTGATCTTTTTGTTGGCCGTGCTGTCCCTCGCGCCCCAACCGAGTATCGGTCTGCTCGCCGCCGTAACGGGCGTCCTCTCCTGGCCCACGATTGCGCGGTTTACGCGGGCGGAACTGCTACGCATCCGGTCGTTACCCTACATCCGCACGGCGCTGGGGAATGGCATCTCTCCCTGGCGCGTCCTGACCCACCACGCGTTACCGAATGCGTTTGGTCCCCTCCTGGTGGTGGTTGCCTTCACCGCCGGTTCGGCCATCCTAGCGGAAGGGTTTCTTTCCTTTCTGGGGATTGGCCTACCCAACGACGTGGCGACCTGGGGTACGTTGCTGCGGCGCTCGCGGGAACAGCCCCTGGCTTGGTGGCTGGCCATCTTCCCGGGTTTGATGATTACGCTGACGGTGTTGGCAGTGCAGGTGTTGGGTGGGCGACGAGAGTGAGCCCTACTGATAAATCACCTTACCCCGATCCAAGATTCCGGATGGACCAGACAACTGCCAGAAATAGATCCCATTAGCCAGTCCTTCACGAGGAATAGTCAGATCGCTGCGGGACTGGAACCGCACTTGTTTAACCTGACGCCCGTTGCCGTCGTACAGTGTCCAGAGGAGGTGTCTATCCAAGGTCCTTTTACTAAGCGTAATCGTAAGTGGCCCCGACGTTGGGTTGGGTGCAACACTCACAATGGGTTGAACTTGGCGCGCATGATCCGATTCACTGGTAGAAACAGCGGAATAGTCCACGCAGGGAGAAATGGGGTCTTTAGTGCTTCCGATTCGAAAAACGGGAAAATAGGGCTGATCCCTGAATGATGTATGTGGTAAAATCAACCCGTCTTCCTCCCAATCGCAAGCCGCCCCTTTTTCGTTCGGAGCGTGAATAACGTGAATATCCTCTCCAGCAAAACTGAAGACGTATATCTTACAATCCGGCCCTAATTGCATCCTGCCCGTAGAACTGGCGTCCGGTTGAGTAGGATCTAAACGGTATTCTAAGTCAGCGATTAAAATACGGCTATTAATTATATCCATGGAATTTAGGTCGTACTGATACAGGCGTGCTAGATTGCTTACGTAGAGATACTGACCACTAGGGCTAAGCGCCACCGCTCCGAACCCACGATCGTTATCAGTAAATTGGTCATTCATGGGCATTGGTAAATGACGAAAATTAGACAGTGCGCCCGTTTCTCGATCAAAATCAAATAATTGCGTACCAATGTTACCGTTATGGCGGATAAATAGGTTGCCGTCCGGAGAAAATATGCTTTGTTCAAAACCATTGGTACGACCATCATCTTTAAAGCCAATAACGTTATCATGGCTATACCTGACTCCGGAGCTGTCCACCAAAAATACGGCGATCCCATTGGAATCGACTAGTGGATCTACGATCCACCAGTCCACACCATTAGCGTGTTGGTTAAAATTGAGGCCTCCTTCGCTGAAATGCTGACTATATAGATTTCTCAATTCTGTGACCTCCCCACTTCCTTGGTTTAAGCTCATGTCCACAGTTGACACATATGACTTATTACTAGTAAATTGAGGATATGCACTAGAATCATTTGGATCCGTCGAACGGTG includes these proteins:
- a CDS encoding ABC transporter permease — its product is MKTAGTSWTRRLAKGWLILLVLVALGADWIANDRPIAASVEGEIRFPVAADVLRQIGFGSNSLTLTTDWYQAKTDWALWPPIPYDGVRSDLTNGGFLSPFAAQDTGERARHLLGTDRLGRDVAAGLVYGTRVALFVGVGAVFIGLLLGISLGSIGGFFGNRGLRLRWSRLIGFACGLLVGSVYSITALAPYVQLENPLFIGLFALAVSGLLGILLSWLFNQFSRLREPVALPTDSVVLQLIEIFVNIPGLIFLLAVLSLAPQPSIGLLAAVTGVLSWPTIARFTRAELLRIRSLPYIRTALGNGISPWRVLTHHALPNAFGPLLVVVAFTAGSAILAEGFLSFLGIGLPNDVATWGTLLRRSREQPLAWWLAIFPGLMITLTVLAVQVLGGRRE
- a CDS encoding T9SS type A sorting domain-containing protein, which gives rise to MTISTQSKLIVLSIAYLAFFIPGLSAQNQHDNVWLFSLLKNSSEVNFEKGYPIAKSISLPTEIEYSSTVMSDITGELLFYSTGCALFNKNHEVILGGSQLNDGSIAESWCDDDFINDFGYFPGFPRSIISIAKPHSHTEYFIFHRSTDPNDSSAYPQFTSNKSYVSTVDMSLNQGSGEVTELRNLYSQHFSEGGLNFNQHANGVDWWIVDPLVDSNGIAVFLVDSSGVRYSHDNVIGFKDDGRTNGFEQSIFSPDGNLFIRHNGNIGTQLFDFDRETGALSNFRHLPMPMNDQFTDNDRGFGAVALSPSGQYLYVSNLARLYQYDLNSMDIINSRILIADLEYRLDPTQPDASSTGRMQLGPDCKIYVFSFAGEDIHVIHAPNEKGAACDWEEDGLILPHTSFRDQPYFPVFRIGSTKDPISPCVDYSAVSTSESDHARQVQPIVSVAPNPTSGPLTITLSKRTLDRHLLWTLYDGNGRQVKQVRFQSRSDLTIPREGLANGIYFWQLSGPSGILDRGKVIYQ
- a CDS encoding ABC transporter permease; translated protein: MYFLRRLLLLPFSLLLLSLLCFGLRELTPGDPVASALPPGDSRLAATSPAAYDRVYQRAAVRLNRQLPPFYFSVRNGALPDTLHRIVRPAERDMLRALTLVAGNWEGVSDYYRTLRQTAYPSSTATDRTPAESLVALRLLQMDDPEQITATLQQMDRDGQAPELIAAHNRAMNAGSRSRLLGIKVAWNGTQNQYHQWLTDLLTGDLGVSYLDRQPVSAKIARALPWTLLLNFLAVLLMLVISVPLGLYLAGNAGSTVDRITTVLLFLLFGIPAFWTATLLANFFTTPAYGMDFFPSMGLGNLPADAGWWETLTVRGSHLFLPVVCLAYPALAYVSRHLRQSTLVELGKDYVNTARLKGLTERQIRWRHVFRNASFPLITIFGGLFPRLLAGSVVIERIFNLPGMGQLLYVSAVDGDWPVVIVLVLLIGVLTALGLLVADLLYALVDPRVNLNRAPLKQPSIAP